The stretch of DNA CGCACGCCCAACTTCCAGTCGAGCCACGAGATCACGGTCGGCCGCCCCTTCATGTGCTCCGCTCCTTCATCCGCACGAATCGGTGCGTCGGGCCGTGCTCTTCGAGCCGGCGGATGGAGCATCCCCTGCAGACCAACGGATGTCTTCACCCGGACATGAGCGTTCCGTGAGATTCCGGTGAGCGGTTACAGACCGGCTCGCTCGTGGCCGATGGCGCGATCGCACGACCAGATGGTCCGTCGATCAGGGTGACGCCGTGCGACATGGCGCGCAGTCAGACGATTCGCGGTCGGCACGGGTGTGGAGGACGCCCAGCCGGGTTCGCAGAATCGACTTGGCCGATCCGGAGCCGATGAGGGGGCAGCCAGGAGCCGGCGCTGGACATCCACTTCACCCTGCTACGGCACCCAGCCGGGCAGCGCGGCGGCCTGTCGGATCCACGACATCATCTGCGCCTCGTCGAGCTCGTCGTGCTCGCGGATGTCGACGTAGCGCACGTCCTCGTGCTTGGATGCGCCCGGCGGGACGGGGCGGAGCGACGCGCCTCGGAAGAACGCGACTTTGACGTAGTGGGTGAAGCAGTGGAAGTTGAGGAACCAGCCTTGGTCCTCGACGCCGTAGAACGGCGAGTTCCATCTGACCGCCTTGCGCACGCCGGGAACGCTTCGCGCGATGAGCGCGTCGAGGCGGCGCCCGACGTCGCGTTTCCAGCCGGGCATGGCCGCGATGTAGGTCTGCACGGGCACCTCGCCATCGGCCTTCGCGATTTGAGGATTGCCCCCGGCGAGGAGCTTCGGCTTCCTCGTCGTCTTCTTCGCAGCCGTGTCCTTCGTCCGGGCCTTGCTCGTGGTCTTGCCAGCCATGCCGTTCACTCCGTGCCACCCTCCGGGCATCCTCCGCAGGATGCAGCGTCGGCGATCATCATAGTGAACTGAGTGCGGACGGCGGGGATCAAGCTGGTCTTGATCTCCTGAACGACCTATCGTCTCGTACCTGTCGTCCCCGCCGAAGTCAGTCCGCGATTCGACACGGCTCTTGAGCAAAGATGACAAGAATCCGGTTCCTTGGACCCGTCGTACCTGTCGTACCTGTCGAAGTTGTCACCGGGACGTCACGGCGTCCACTGGCCGAACCTGTCATAATCCTCCCTGACCGGCCTGCCTGCCGTCAGTCCCGAAGACCCCTCTGGAGGGGGAAGTCTCTATGGCGCGTCGCAAGACTCAGCTCTTCCTGGTCGGTCTGGTGTGCAGCGTGACGGCTGTTGCCGCCGCCTGTAACAAGAACGACTCCACGGCTCCCAGTCCGATCCTCACGACCGACACGTTCTCCGGCACGATCAACCCGGGCAGCGTCTCGTCCCATGCGTTCAACGTCAACTACAGCTACGCGTATACGGACGCGAACTTCACGATCTCGAGCCTGACCAGCGCCTCGAGCGGCAATCCGGTGTCGATCACGCTCGGCGTGGGATTCGGCACGTACAGCGTCGGCGTGTGCACGCGCGTGGCCGGCGTGACCAATCCGACGGCGCCGATCAGCCAGAAGCTGCCTACCAACACGCAGCCGTTCGGTCCTGGGACTTACTGCATCCAGGTCTTCGACAATCCCGACGCGCCCACTGTAACCGAGCCACTCAAGTACACGCTCGTCGTCGAACACTACTGATCGCGTGGACGTGCGGCTCGGCCCGCCGGTGGCCGGGCCGCACGTCACGGCTGTCGGCCGGCCGTCACCTGTCCGCTCCGAGCCTGGCGTCGCGCTCGGCTTCTTCCCACCACGGCACACGATAGCGTTCCGGCGCGCGGGCATCGGTCTTGCGAGCACTCTGCCCGTGCACGACATCGCCGGACGTGCGTACGCCGCCAACCTCGTTCATTTGCCCGCCGCGACGCGGGCAGCTTTGTGCGTCACGACTGGCCCGACGCTGAGGGCCGATCCGCCGGCGTACGAGCTGATGGTGTCGATGCCGGACGGCGCGTGGGTGCCGATGCACCCATCCGGCGATCCGGTCGGCGCGGCGCACGCTCTCGTGCGCACGCTCTTGACGGCCGGTCCGCCGCCGCTCATCGTCATCGTCGGTCTGGGTGCCGGTTTCGTGCTCGACGCGCTCGAGGCCGCCGGCAACGAGTCGACGAAGATCCTGGCCATCGAGCCGGTGCCGGCGCTGACCCGGCTGTTGCTGATGCGGCGCGACTGCGCGGCGTGGCTCTCGTCGGGACGGCTCACGCTGCTCGTCGGACCCGACTACCAGGGCATCGCCGACGCGTGGCGCGCTTTCCCGTCCGACGCGATGCCGCCGACGATCATCACGCCGCTCGTCGATCGACATTTTCCCGTCGAGGCCGCGCGCGCCAGAACGCTGCTTCGCGAGCTCGTCGCTGGCGTGCAGGCGAACGCCGCCGCACGCCGTCAGTTCGCCGGAAGGTACCTGACCAACACGCTCGCCAACCTGCCGTCCATCGTCTCGGAGGGCGACGCGGGGGCGCTCGCGGGCGCCTTCGCCGGCACGCCGGCGTTCGTGGTAGGCGCCGGACCGTCGCTCGACCTGAATCTCCGCGCGCTGGAACGGCTCCAGCATCGCGCGATCGTCGTGGCCGTCGACACGGCGCTTCGCCCGCTCGTCGCCGCCGGCATTCGCCCGCACCTCGTCATCGGCGTCGATCCGAGCGAGCTGAACGCCCGCCATCTCCAGCACCTCCCGGATGTGAGCGGTGTGTGGCTCGTGGCCGAAGGCAGTCTCGATCCGAGCGTGTTCATGCCGTTCGTCGGGCGCACGTTCACATTCTGCGTGAGCGATCACGAGCCGTGGCCGTGGCTGCGCGAGTCGGGCCTGACGCGTGGCAGCCTGCGCGCGTGGGGTTCGGTGTTGACCACGGCGTTCGATCTGGCGTGCCGGATGGGCTGTGATCCCATCGTGTTCGCCGGCGCGGATCTCGCCTACTCGCGCGGCCTGCAGTACTGCCGCAACACGACGTACGAGCCCGACTGGCGCGACTACCCGGACGATCGCGCCCGCGCAGAACGCTTCAAGAGCTATCTCGCGACACGGCCGGCGCGCACTGAGACCGACGTGCACGGCCGGCCGATCCTGACGGCGCCGCCCTACGTGCAGTTCCGCGACTGGATCGTCGCGCGTGCACGGGAGCTGACGACCCAGCGCGTGTGGAACGCGACGGGCGACGGCATCCTGCACGGTGGCTCGATCGACCAGGTCGATGACGTGGTCGAACGACTCGAGCAGATAGTCGCGCAGGCGCCGGCGCAGGAGCGGCTGCGCGCGTTGTGGGCCTCGCACCGGTCGCCGCATTCGGTGCTGGCGCAACTCGATCGCGCGCTGCACGACCCCACCTCGATCCCCGTGTCACGATGGCAAGCGTTCGCCGGCGACAAGCTTTCGCCCGACGACCTGAGACGCGCTGTCGAGGCCGCGGCTGTCACGATTCGGGCGCAAGCAGCCTGACGCGCCAACGCGGATGGCGAGCCGGGTTCTCTCCGCATCGAGAGAGCCGAGGCCGTCGCCGCCGATCCGGCCCGACTACAATCGGGGCATGGCCACCCATCGCGGCGTCAACGGACTCCACCACATCACCGCCATCGCCGGTCCTGCGCAGGAGAACCTCGACTTCTATGCCGGTGTGCTCGGCATGCGGCTGGTGAAGAAGAGCGTCAACCAGGACGATCCGGGCACGCTGCATCTCTTCTATGCCGATGCCGAAGGGGCGCCCGGCACGGACCTGACGTTCTTTCCGTGGGCCCACGACGCACCGCCGCGTCGAGGTCACGGGCTCACGGCGGAAGTCGGGCTCGAAGTGCCATTCGGCAGCCTCGAGTACTGGGCCGGCCGGCTCGATCGCTACGGCGTGACGTACTCGGCGGCCGAGACGAGGTTCGGCCAGCGTGTGCTGCCGCTCGTCGATCCGCACGGTCTCGAGGTCGCGCTGGTCGAAGCTGGCGCAGACGATCGCCCGTGGTCCACTCCATGGGACGCCAGCCCGGTGCCGGCCGAGCGTCAGATCCGTGGCCTGCACGGCGCGCGCGTGTGGGAGCGCGACGCAGCGCCCACCGAGCAGTTCCTGACCGACGTGATGGGATTCGAGCGCGTGGCCGCCGATGACGGATGGGTGCGATTTGGTTTCACGCAGGCTCACGGCGTCATCGACGTGCGCGAAACGCCAGGCGAGCGGCGTGGCGCGTGGGGTGTCGGCGCCGTTCATCACCTGGCCTGGCGCGTCGACGACGACGAGCATCAGGTCGCCATGCGCCAGCGGGTGGAGGCGAACGGCCGCCATCCCACGCCGGTCATCGATCGCTTCTGGTTCAAGTCGGTCTACTTCCTCGAGCCGGGCGGCGTGCTGTTCGAGATGGCGACCGACGGTCCGGGCTTCGCCGTGGACGAGGATCCCGCACACCTCGGCGAGGCGCTGATCCTTCCGCCGTTCCTCGAATCGCGACGTCCGGAGATCGAGCGCGTCGTGCCGGCGCTCACGCCGCCGTCTCGCGCCGCGCGTGTCATCCGCTCGTGACCGTGCGCGCGCCGGCTGCGCGCGGCCGGTGCGCGCGGCACGCACGAACGACGGCACGACCGTCAGGCGGCGCGTTCCGTGAGGAACCGGATCCGCTGCTCGCCGACTGGCTCACCGTAGAGCACCTCGTTCTGATCGCAGTACGGGATGCGGGGGTTGGCGTGCACCCAGCGGTCTTCCGCCGTGACGATCGTGGAGGCGGCGAGCGCAATGACTCCGCCGGCACGCTGTACCCGGCGGCACAACTCGACGTCTTCGTGTTCGTTCCAGAACAGGTTCTCGTTCCAGGGAAAGTCCCGCCAGAACGCCTTGCGGATGATCGTCGCGCCGCCAGGGTTGTAGGCGTACTGCGAGCACGCCCGATAGTCGAGCAGCCCGCCGGACGACCACACGTGGTTCTGGCTGCTCACCACGGCCCAGTCGAGGCCACGGCTGCCATCGGGCAGCTTCACGCGCATCGCGGCCAGCCCGTACGCGTAGCCCCACGCCGCGAACGTCGTCGTGAAGTCGTCGGTGAGCCAGAAGCGATCGTGGCAAATGAGGACGTCGGAGTACCGCGCCTCCGATGCGATGAGGTTCTTCTTGCGGGTGATCCAGCCGAGGTCGTCGCGCTCGCCGAATCGCAGGACGCGCACGTGCGGCCGCATCTCGAGCGCGCCGAGTGCCACGGGTGAGACGATCACGATCTCGTACGGTTCGCGGCAGTGCCGCTCGATCGAGTCGATGAAGCGCTCGACGTTGGTGAGCCGGGTCCCGGTCGTCAGCATGCCGAACGTCCAGCCCGTGTGCGGCGCCGTGTAGGCCGAATGACCGGTTCCGGATCGCCGGTATTGCAGCAGGTGGTGGGCCGGGCCCTGGCGCTGCTGGCCGATCCACGAGAACTGCTTCGGGAACAGCTTGTCGATCAGCGACTTGAAGCCGAATGCGG from Acidobacteriota bacterium encodes:
- a CDS encoding ring-cleaving dioxygenase, giving the protein MATHRGVNGLHHITAIAGPAQENLDFYAGVLGMRLVKKSVNQDDPGTLHLFYADAEGAPGTDLTFFPWAHDAPPRRGHGLTAEVGLEVPFGSLEYWAGRLDRYGVTYSAAETRFGQRVLPLVDPHGLEVALVEAGADDRPWSTPWDASPVPAERQIRGLHGARVWERDAAPTEQFLTDVMGFERVAADDGWVRFGFTQAHGVIDVRETPGERRGAWGVGAVHHLAWRVDDDEHQVAMRQRVEANGRHPTPVIDRFWFKSVYFLEPGGVLFEMATDGPGFAVDEDPAHLGEALILPPFLESRRPEIERVVPALTPPSRAARVIRS
- a CDS encoding DUF115 domain-containing protein, with translation MDVRLGPPVAGPHVTAVGRPSPVRSEPGVALGFFPPRHTIAFRRAGIGLASTLPVHDIAGRAYAANLVHLPAATRAALCVTTGPTLRADPPAYELMVSMPDGAWVPMHPSGDPVGAAHALVRTLLTAGPPPLIVIVGLGAGFVLDALEAAGNESTKILAIEPVPALTRLLLMRRDCAAWLSSGRLTLLVGPDYQGIADAWRAFPSDAMPPTIITPLVDRHFPVEAARARTLLRELVAGVQANAAARRQFAGRYLTNTLANLPSIVSEGDAGALAGAFAGTPAFVVGAGPSLDLNLRALERLQHRAIVVAVDTALRPLVAAGIRPHLVIGVDPSELNARHLQHLPDVSGVWLVAEGSLDPSVFMPFVGRTFTFCVSDHEPWPWLRESGLTRGSLRAWGSVLTTAFDLACRMGCDPIVFAGADLAYSRGLQYCRNTTYEPDWRDYPDDRARAERFKSYLATRPARTETDVHGRPILTAPPYVQFRDWIVARARELTTQRVWNATGDGILHGGSIDQVDDVVERLEQIVAQAPAQERLRALWASHRSPHSVLAQLDRALHDPTSIPVSRWQAFAGDKLSPDDLRRAVEAAAVTIRAQAA
- a CDS encoding DUF1801 domain-containing protein — protein: MAGKTTSKARTKDTAAKKTTRKPKLLAGGNPQIAKADGEVPVQTYIAAMPGWKRDVGRRLDALIARSVPGVRKAVRWNSPFYGVEDQGWFLNFHCFTHYVKVAFFRGASLRPVPPGASKHEDVRYVDIREHDELDEAQMMSWIRQAAALPGWVP